Below is a genomic region from Ziziphus jujuba cultivar Dongzao chromosome 7, ASM3175591v1.
ATCTCGTAGACAGACTAGGCATGCTATCTGATTCAATATTTCTAAAAAACTTAAATCAGCAGACAGACTAGGCATGATACCAGATCATACTGTAACTTTATGGCCAAGATTCTAGAAGAAGAATTATTTCCAAACGGAATTACATATCCCTGTTTAGTACCATAGTTTAATGTTCTTCTTTGGAGTTTTAGTTAatgatttggtttttttttaacatttacaatatatatatatttttaatctttgatATCTCAAACTTGTAATTCTAGATATAAATGCCGATGACTATCCAGCTGTGACtatatttaatgatttaatGTAGCACTTATTTGCGAGCAAacctttaatataaaaaatatatatattcttttttattcatccccttatttctggttttcatgaAAGTGGTTCTTTTAATATGAAAAGTGGTCTCTATCTGATGACATAGGTGGACTTACTGTTGAGGTAGCTGCGAATTATCATCAAATTTTTCTAAATCTTCGGGGTTAATTCAACAAaacagttgactttttattcttagctacattttagaaaatgggCATCTCATATATTGAGAAAGAAAATTgggatgtttatagaaatattaaaaaaacaagaaaagaaagtgaaaacCAATACTGTTTCCTTTCTTacttttatcaatattataatGTATTCATCATTTTCACAATATGTTAAGACTTGCTATCCGAAACAAAACTAATCTCTATTTCACTCTATGATAGGAAAAacatgaatattttaattaactttgGAAAATGTCAagtaaaacataataattaataaacaaatagtTTTTATGTTTACCGCTGCCATGGTCTTCAAATAATTACAATATTGTGATATTTGAGCTCCTAGcgaacaaaaaaaacaaaaatagaataaaaaaagcaatattGGGCCAAAAATAGGAAATACGAGTAAATAGAAATGGGCTCATTAAGGGGGACACGTGATCAGATAATGGGTACATGAAGATTATATGGGGGCCCATTCCCGTGATGGGGCAGACAGAGCGAAGTCAAAAAATTCAAATGATATTTATGGCTTTTCAAAGTGCGCGTCGAGCGGAAAAAGTAGCCGTTACTTTTAGATTAAAAATTGTCATTACTCGCATTGTTCCAAAACGCccgagatagagagagagagagagagacttttgCACTCCATCCACTTCCCGGTTTTCGGAGAAGAGCAAAACCATTTTTTGAAGCTTTTTGCAATTTTGGATTTCTCGGTGGCTTTCAAGATCTCCCGCTTTCATCTGCTTTCTCTGCGTTCTTGAGCGCTTTTATTCGCTCTGTAAGTGTGCTCgtctttttgcatttttaatttcctaatttcttTGAAGGCCCTGTTTTAGAAGATTCTTGGTTGTTCATgaattttttctcttattttctttataaaaagaaagattttgTTCTTGTAAGATTTTTCAGGTGAATTTTGTTGCATGAGTATGGACTTCTCAAGATTATACTTATCGATTACCTAATATGGATAAATTTTTATGAGGTTTTTAAATGATACTCAGcgtgattttttctttctttctttcttttttttttttttttttccttcttgatTTGGAAACACTTGCAGAAGTTAATTTAGTAATGGCGAATATCTGCGGGAAATTAGGGTTTCTGTTTTTCACTTCCATGTTTGTAACTCTACCGTTCTGTCCTTAATAGGTTTATTTcgatttttcaataagaaattgTCTGTTTATTGGCAaccaaaaagataattatatgggcaaaatttgatatttcgTTTCGGAAAAAATTTCGAGTATCTTTTTTTaggtcattattattattattattatttttctgagtttagtggtaaaaaaatttgatttttgagcAGGACTAGTAAATTAATGATGGTAGGGACACCGGCTACGCCATCATGTAAAATACAGAGGACTCCATGTTCAACTCCAGGAGGTCCGAAAGTTCGGGAGGAGAAAATATTAGTCACTGTTCGAATGAGGCCACTGAACCGCAGAGAACAAGCGATGTACGATCTCATCGCTTGGGAATGCGTGGACGAGAACTCTATAATTTTTAAGAACCCAAATCACGAAAGACCTGCAACCCCATACGTGTTTGGTATGAGTTCTACAGCTCCAGCAGttctgttcttcttctttggtTTACTAGTTTGCTATGTTTAGTTTTGATCCTTGGCCCATAAcaatttatgtaaaataatatcTGAGTTTCTGGAGATATTTTGAGTTATTATAATAAGTTTGTTCATaacttttcataaattttattgtgttttacgTGTGACAGATAAAGTTTTCAGTCCAAGTTGCTCTACTCATAGGGTCTATGAAGAAGGGGCAAAAGATGTCGCTTTATCTGCAATGATGGGAATGAATGGTAATATAGCCAGCGACTCGTAGTCTAGgatatcttttttatattttgataagtCTTCGTGGTCTGTTCCAAAGTGTCATAagtgtttttactttttttttttttttttttttttttttttgggtgcagcAACGATTTTTGCATATGGCCAGACCAGTAGTGGTAAGACATATACCATGAGAGGAATCACTGAAAATGCTGTGAGGGACATCTACGACCACATAAAGAATGTAAGTTAATAACATACTCGCCTTCTCTGGAATTTCATTTAATTGTGTGAAGGGGGCTACTCTACAAGTCTTGGAAAACTAGTACGGAAATATAGTACATGACTATTGAGTTCATTTATGCCATCTTATTTTAATGTCGCAGAACCCTGAGAGAGATTTTACCTTGAAATTTTCTGCGTTGGAGATCTACAATGAAACTGTTGTTGACCTTCTGAATCGAGAATCAGGTTCCCTTCGGCTTTTGGATGATCCTGAGGTATTGACAAGAACTTCCTCTACCAAAGCACTTTCtcaaattcaattatatttctgttttaacttttttcccttctttgcATTGTAGAAAGGAACGATGGTGGAGAAACTAGTTGAAGAAGTTGTAAAGGATGGTGCCCATCTAACACATTTAATTGGCATTTGTGAAGGTAACTATGGATTTGAGTTCATTGTTAATCTATTTAGCTATTGATTTGTTTGCAAAAACAACCATGAGCACATGTTTGGGATAAGTTATGGCTTAAGAACTTTCTGGCAAGTAAGAGAtaattaaaagtgaaattgtTTACCTCTTCACTTTTCTACTTTCAGTTCTCTTCTATGTGGATAGCTTGTGAGCTTGTCACCAGTTCTCGCATTCCTTTTCCTTGTTTGTATTTCATTAAGCTGAGTTAATGAAGGTCTTTTGTAAGATAATCCTTGTATCATTTTTTCCCATGCTTTCTAATTAAAATGTTGTCTTTGCAGCTCAAAGGCAAGTTGGAGAAAccattttaaatgataaaagcTCAAGGTCACATCAGATAATCAGGCTGGTATGCTCAATGATGGATTAATTAGGTCTTTTCCTTATACAACGAATCATGCATGCTTTGTACATTTAtgctttacatattttttttgttcctgTAAATACATTATTTCTAAGTCTACACATTGAATCGGTAGAGGCCAGAAATTCATCCTTTCTTAAAAAGgaatttgctttaaatttttagGTAGTTCACATGTATGTAAATTTTGAGTGCACTTTCTATAAGTCCATCATGAGAATATGATTTAACTTTATGGATTTTAGACCATAGAGAGCAGCCTTCGGGGAAGTTCAGGCCATGTGAAGTCCTTCATAGCCAACTTGGTAGGCTTATCTGCTCTTTTCTACCTGGGTCACTTTGACAAAATAAACagtatatttttgttgattataATTCCAGAACTTTGCAGAATCTTGTGGACCTGGCTGGGAGTGAACGTGCCTCCCAAACAAATGCAGATGGTACAAGATTGAAGGAAGGTAGTCACATTAACCGTAGTTTGTTGACACTCACAACAGTGATCAGGAAACTAAGGTAGGCATGTGCAGAACTACTAATACTATGTCTAGTACTTTGGTTTCTTTAGTAAGTATGCCATAtagttaaattttcaaattcaacttgTCATAGTTTTGCTTCTTGATTCGACAGAATTAATGCTTGTATGAtctaattaagatttaaaatttatgagtCAATTAGTTATGTCTAGTTGAATGGCTTATGAGAaacttttatgtaaattttctgGTGAacaatatgaaaatttatataatatcatttttctaaatatatatcattttgcaGATGAATGACAGTTATTGAACATGTAAGTACCTAATTTTTTGCTGTATGGGTATTCTTCTGCAGTGGTGGAAAGAGAAGCGGTCATATACCTTATAGAGATTCAAAAGTTACCAGAATATTGCAGTCATCAATTGGTGGAAATGCTCGGACGGCAATTATATGTACCATGAGCCCAGCTTTAAGTCATGTAGAGCAAACAAAGAACACACTTTCATTTGCAACTAGTGCCAAGGAAGTTACCAACAATGCCCAAGTAAACATGGTATGCCCAAGGAATACACTGTCATTCGCACAGGCACTTTTAGTTTGTTTGTTCCTTTGTATACCTGAAAACTTTCAAGAAGACAGATTTAGCTATAGATTGGTATGAATAAGTTATCTGAGTCTTGATTTATGTGTTTCCATAGTGTAATGTTGTGTCATTCACATAGAATGCATGATACAGTAAGCATATTTTAGCAGAAGATTGGTTCAACGGCATACTGTTTAATTTGCACATACAGGGTGAAGTATTTTTGCATCTTAGATCCTTGATTTAacattttgagaatgaattggATTGAAAACTTATATATCCAACTTGATTGTGGAGAAGGCCTTGCAAATGAAGTTAAGGACATATATGGCCTGTCTAAACTTCCTATTAATTTACGATTCAGGTTGTTTCAGACAAGAGATTAGTGAAGCATTTGCAGGAGGAAGTTGCCAGACTTGAAGCAGAACTAAGAAATCCAGAGCCTTCTTCATTTTCATGCTTGAGGTCATTGATAGAACAGAAGGACTTGAAAATCAAGAAGGTATGATTCTTCCTGagtaatttgataatttttttgataatgtcATAAGTAATTCAGGACCAGGGTAGAGAGAGATGGGgaggaagagagaaaaagagagaaaggggAAGAACATGGAGGGTGCTTTTGTAATTTAACCTTATAATTATcacccaaaagaaaaattatgaaaaagtgGGAAATGGTATGCCTAattctgaaaaagaaaaaggaacttCCTTTTGATCTGTGTGCACTTTAATTGTAAAGAGATTTCATTTTTCAGATGGAGAGTGAAATGGAGGAGTTAAAGCGCCAAAGAGACCTTGCACAATCACAACTTGATTTAGAAAGAAAAGTGCACAAAGTGCATAAGGTACATAGTGActatcatatatttttgtttcatgaTTTCATTTTTCCCTTCTATTCTCATGGATGTATCTCTTTTCAGGGATGCAATCACAGTGGGCCTTCTTCTGAAGTTGTCAGGTGTCTTTCTTTTTCTGGTGATGATAATGAACCAATCTCTTCTAAACCCACACCAGAAACCCGGACAAGAACTAGACTGCAAAGGGAGGCAATGGTTAGGCGATCAGTAACTTCTACAGATCCATCCATGCTTGTTCATGAAATCCGAAAGATTGAGCAGAGGCAGAGACAGCTCGGTGAGGAAGCAAACCGTGCACTTGACGTACTGCATAAGGAAGTTGCTTCACATCGAGTGGGGAATAAAGAAGCTGCTGAAAACATCGCGAAGTTACTGTCAGAAATAAAGAACATTCAAGTAGCAAACTCCATTGCTGAAGACATTGTGATTGGAGATCAGGCCAACCTGAAAGAAGAGATAACTAGGTTCAAATCTCAAGGAAGCACTATTGAATCATTAGAAAAGAAGCTCGAGATTGTCCAAAATTCAATAGATCAGCTGGTTTCTTCTTTTGTAACTAGTGATGAGAGCCactcaaaaaagaagaaaatcctTCCTTTCACTTTGAGTAATAGcacaaacatgcaaaatataattCGGGCCCCATGCTCACCACTGTCCTCTTCTCGTAAAGTGATGGAATCTGAGGTTGAGAACAAGGTCCCTGAGAATGGTGGAGCTACTACACCTAATTCTAACAATGTGGCTTCGCCATATAACAATGATGGGTCTGGTAACTATACATCAAGAGAAGGAACGCCTGTTGCACGGAAGTCGAACTCAGTTAATGTTAAGAAGATGCAGAGGATGTTCAAGAATGCCGCTGAGGAGAACATCCGGAGCATCAGAGCCTATGTAACCGAGTTAAAAGAGCGAGTGGCAAAGCTACAATACCAAAAGCAGCTTCTGGTTTGCCAGGTAAATATCACTTTAAACATTCATGATACGAGATCAACTTTAGGAGTAAAATCTTCCTGTGAGAATGGAACCATCGGTACCTAGCTAAAAGGAGCTTCCGGAACCTCTATGTTACTAATCAAGAATAAAGCAGCAACACTGTTGCATCCAAACTATAACTACGCAAGTTAATCAATTCAAGATAATTAAAACTAAGCTCTAACAGCCCACTAAACATTATAGGCATATGACACGTGTCACCTAAGGTTCTCACGGTTGTAAAGCATTattctcaatttcatttttattttatattatggtATCTTAGGTATTACAACTAGAGGAGGCAAATGAAGCTGGTGGGTCAGATGCAGCAGATGAAATCTCTGAGTCTCCTAAGTCATGGCATGTCATATTTGAGGAGTGGAGGAAGGAAATTTTCATGTTATGGCACTTGTGCCATGTTTCAATTATACACCGCACACAGTTTTATTTGTTGTTCAAGGGAGACCCTGCTGATCAAATATACATGGAAGTTGAACTTAGGCGACTGACATGGTTGGAGCGGCATTTATCGGATCTTGGCAATGCAAGCCCTGCACTTTTAGGAGATGAACCTGCAGGTTCTGTTTTTGCAAGGTATTTGACATGGAGGTTTTTGATGCCCCGATATATGCTTTATCTCTAAATGTCTTGCTTATAAAATTGATGTTTACTTTGATTATGGTGGCAGTGTCAAGGCCCTTAAGCAAGAAAGAGAATACTTAGCAAAGAGGGTGAGTTCTAAACTATCAATGGAGGAAAGAGAGATGCTTTATACGAAATGGGAAATTCCACAAGtaggaaaacaaagaaggttgcAACTTGTTAACAAATTGTGGACAGATCCTCATAACATGCAACATATACAAGAGAGCGCTGAGATTGTTGCAAAGCTCGTCGGGTTCTGTGAATCTGGAGAACACGTTAGCAAAGAGATGTTTGAGCT
It encodes:
- the LOC107423806 gene encoding kinesin-like protein NACK2, giving the protein MMVGTPATPSCKIQRTPCSTPGGPKVREEKILVTVRMRPLNRREQAMYDLIAWECVDENSIIFKNPNHERPATPYVFDKVFSPSCSTHRVYEEGAKDVALSAMMGMNATIFAYGQTSSGKTYTMRGITENAVRDIYDHIKNNPERDFTLKFSALEIYNETVVDLLNRESGSLRLLDDPEKGTMVEKLVEEVVKDGAHLTHLIGICEAQRQVGETILNDKSSRSHQIIRLTIESSLRGSSGHVKSFIANLNLVDLAGSERASQTNADGTRLKEGSHINRSLLTLTTVIRKLSGGKRSGHIPYRDSKVTRILQSSIGGNARTAIICTMSPALSHVEQTKNTLSFATSAKEVTNNAQVNMVVSDKRLVKHLQEEVARLEAELRNPEPSSFSCLRSLIEQKDLKIKKMESEMEELKRQRDLAQSQLDLERKVHKVHKGCNHSGPSSEVVRCLSFSGDDNEPISSKPTPETRTRTRLQREAMVRRSVTSTDPSMLVHEIRKIEQRQRQLGEEANRALDVLHKEVASHRVGNKEAAENIAKLLSEIKNIQVANSIAEDIVIGDQANLKEEITRFKSQGSTIESLEKKLEIVQNSIDQLVSSFVTSDESHSKKKKILPFTLSNSTNMQNIIRAPCSPLSSSRKVMESEVENKVPENGGATTPNSNNVASPYNNDGSGNYTSREGTPVARKSNSVNVKKMQRMFKNAAEENIRSIRAYVTELKERVAKLQYQKQLLVCQVLQLEEANEAGGSDAADEISESPKSWHVIFEEWRKEIFMLWHLCHVSIIHRTQFYLLFKGDPADQIYMEVELRRLTWLERHLSDLGNASPALLGDEPAGSVFASVKALKQEREYLAKRVSSKLSMEEREMLYTKWEIPQVGKQRRLQLVNKLWTDPHNMQHIQESAEIVAKLVGFCESGEHVSKEMFELNFVCPSDKRTWMGWNLISNLLNL